The Pangasianodon hypophthalmus isolate fPanHyp1 chromosome 13, fPanHyp1.pri, whole genome shotgun sequence genome includes a window with the following:
- the eef2kmt gene encoding protein-lysine N-methyltransferase EEF2KMT isoform X1, protein MSIKTVHDVSCRFQLSFFAMCRLHTFPWKSLETELQNSPSEVILDILKKTCLHPVCRKNPPSVKYRRLFLSELIKRHESTTSEPLDELYDALAEVMGAGEETVCYKTYFLPSGKPVSLEENVAMISEGTTGLVTWEAALYLAEWALENTHIFTGRTVLELGSGAGLTGVAVCHACKPKKYIFTDCHQSVLQRLQNNIQHNGLNEEDGTGVSACVEELDWEHAREEELRRIGAETIIAADVVYDPEIVGCLVRLLVKLLKIQKKPPEVYISSTIRNPGTYTSFKKELEKAGLKHVIVTNPVTQVFPYDRVSSIEIINVQRC, encoded by the exons ATGAGCATTAAGACCGTTCATGATGTTTCATGTCGTTTCCAGTTGTCATTTTTCGCCATGTGTCGTTTACACACGTTTCCATGGAAG TCTTTAGAAACTGAACTCCAAAACTCACCATCAGAAgtaattttggacattttgaaAAAG ACGTGTCTTCATCCAGTATGTCGTAAAAACCCACCGTCAGTGAAATACAGGAGGCTGTTCCTGTCCGAACTAATAAAAAGG CATGAGTCGACTACGTCAGAGCCGCTGGATGAGCTGTATGATGCGCTAGCTGAAGTCATGGGCGCTGGAGAGGAGACCGTGTGTTATAAAACATATTTCCTG CCCTCAGGAAAGCCGGTGAGTCTGGAGGAGAACGTAGCGATGATCTCAGAGGGCACCACCGGACTCGTCACGTGGGAGGCTGCGCTCTACCTGGCGGAGTGGGcgctggaaaacacacacatcttcactGGAAG GACGGTGCTGGAGTTGGGCAGTGGAGCAGGACTCACCGGTGTCGCAGTGTGTCACGCCTGCAAGcccaaaaaatacattttcaccGACTGCCATCAAAGTGTGCTGCAGAGACTTCAGAATAATATCCAGCACAACGGTTTAAACGAGGAGGACGGCACGGGCGTGTCGGCGTGTGTGGAGGAACTGGACTGGGAACATGCACGAGAAGAAGAGCTGCGGAGAATTGGGGCCGAGACCATCATAGCAGCAG acgtGGTGTATGATCCTGAGATCGTTGGCTGTCTGGTGAGACTACTAGTGAAACTTTTAAAGATTCAGAAGAAGCCTCCAGAGGTTTACATCTCCTCGACGATACGCAACCCAGGAACCTACACCTCCTTCAAGAAGGAACTGG aaaaGGCTGGATTAAAACACGTCATCGTTACGAATCCCGTCACGCAAGTCTTCCCATACGACCGAGTCTCTTCTATAGAAATCATCAACGTGCAACGCTGTTGA
- the eef2kmt gene encoding protein-lysine N-methyltransferase EEF2KMT isoform X2, whose product MSIKTVHDVSCRFQLSFFAMCRLHTFPWKSLETELQNSPSEVILDILKKTCLHPVCRKNPPSVKYRRLFLSELIKRHESTTSEPLDELYDALAEVMGAGEETVCYKTYFLPSGKPVSLEENVAMISEGTTGLVTWEAALYLAEWALENTHIFTGRTVLELGSGAGLTGVAVCHACKPKKYIFTDCHQSVLQRLQNNIQHNGLNEEDGTGVSACVEELDWEHAREEELRRIGAETIIAADVVYDPEIVGCLVRLLVKLLKIQKKPPEVYISSTIRNPGTYTSFKKELGEFNKRLD is encoded by the exons ATGAGCATTAAGACCGTTCATGATGTTTCATGTCGTTTCCAGTTGTCATTTTTCGCCATGTGTCGTTTACACACGTTTCCATGGAAG TCTTTAGAAACTGAACTCCAAAACTCACCATCAGAAgtaattttggacattttgaaAAAG ACGTGTCTTCATCCAGTATGTCGTAAAAACCCACCGTCAGTGAAATACAGGAGGCTGTTCCTGTCCGAACTAATAAAAAGG CATGAGTCGACTACGTCAGAGCCGCTGGATGAGCTGTATGATGCGCTAGCTGAAGTCATGGGCGCTGGAGAGGAGACCGTGTGTTATAAAACATATTTCCTG CCCTCAGGAAAGCCGGTGAGTCTGGAGGAGAACGTAGCGATGATCTCAGAGGGCACCACCGGACTCGTCACGTGGGAGGCTGCGCTCTACCTGGCGGAGTGGGcgctggaaaacacacacatcttcactGGAAG GACGGTGCTGGAGTTGGGCAGTGGAGCAGGACTCACCGGTGTCGCAGTGTGTCACGCCTGCAAGcccaaaaaatacattttcaccGACTGCCATCAAAGTGTGCTGCAGAGACTTCAGAATAATATCCAGCACAACGGTTTAAACGAGGAGGACGGCACGGGCGTGTCGGCGTGTGTGGAGGAACTGGACTGGGAACATGCACGAGAAGAAGAGCTGCGGAGAATTGGGGCCGAGACCATCATAGCAGCAG acgtGGTGTATGATCCTGAGATCGTTGGCTGTCTGGTGAGACTACTAGTGAAACTTTTAAAGATTCAGAAGAAGCCTCCAGAGGTTTACATCTCCTCGACGATACGCAACCCAGGAACCTACACCTCCTTCAAGAAGGAACTGGGTGAGTTTAAT aaaaGGCTGGATTAA